In Mycobacterium sp. Aquia_216, a genomic segment contains:
- a CDS encoding dipeptide ABC transporter ATP-binding protein, with protein sequence MTALLEVTDLGVTFDAGDARVPAVRGATYHINPGEVLAIVGESGSGKTTAAMAVVGLLPEYAEVSGSVRLHGRELLGLPDQAMSRIRGKTIGTVFQDPMSALTPVYTVGDQIAEAITIHHRDVSRAAARTRAVELLELVGIAQPDRRAKAFPHELSGGERQRVVIGIAIANDPDLLICDEPTTALDVTVQAQILDVLRTARDVTGAGVLIITHDLGVVSEFADRAMVMYAGREVEIATVADLYRDRRMPYTVGLLGSVPRLDAPQGTRLVPIPGAPPNLSTLTPNACPFTPRCPLAIDECRSAEPALITVSEDHRAACIRTDDVAGRAAAEIFDVTTAPPALDSAADQSATVLRVVGLSKTYPLTKGVVFRRRVGEVRAVDNVSFTLEQGRTLAIVGESGSGKSTTLQQILELNTPQSGSIEVLGADVAGLNPQRRRSLRRDIQVVFQDPVASLDPRLPVSEVIAEPLQANGFHKGAADARVAELLDIVGLRHADATRYPAEFSGGQKQRIGIARALALQPKILALDEPVSALDVSIQAGIINLLLDLQERFSLSYLFVSHDLSVVKHLAHQVVVMYRGAIVEQGDGDEVFTNPQHEYTRHLLDAVPRAHPDGGAG encoded by the coding sequence GTGACGGCCCTGCTGGAGGTGACCGACCTCGGCGTCACCTTCGACGCCGGGGATGCGCGGGTGCCCGCGGTGCGCGGTGCGACTTATCACATCAATCCGGGCGAAGTGCTCGCCATCGTCGGGGAATCGGGCTCAGGCAAAACCACCGCCGCGATGGCCGTAGTCGGGTTGCTGCCCGAATACGCCGAGGTGTCGGGTTCCGTTCGGTTGCACGGCCGGGAGTTGCTCGGGCTGCCCGACCAGGCGATGTCACGGATCCGCGGCAAGACGATCGGCACCGTCTTCCAAGACCCGATGTCGGCGCTGACTCCCGTCTACACCGTCGGGGACCAGATCGCCGAAGCCATCACGATTCACCACCGTGACGTCAGCCGGGCGGCGGCCCGGACACGAGCCGTGGAGCTGCTCGAGCTGGTCGGTATCGCGCAGCCAGACCGCCGCGCAAAAGCGTTCCCCCACGAGCTATCCGGCGGGGAGCGTCAGCGGGTGGTGATCGGGATCGCGATCGCCAACGATCCGGATCTGCTTATCTGTGACGAGCCCACCACCGCACTGGACGTCACGGTGCAGGCCCAAATTCTCGACGTCCTTCGGACAGCGCGCGATGTCACCGGTGCGGGAGTGTTGATCATCACCCACGACCTGGGGGTGGTCTCGGAGTTCGCCGACCGGGCCATGGTCATGTACGCCGGACGCGAGGTCGAGATCGCAACCGTTGCAGATCTTTACCGGGACCGCCGCATGCCGTACACGGTCGGATTGCTCGGTTCGGTGCCGCGACTGGACGCTCCGCAGGGCACTCGGCTGGTTCCGATTCCCGGTGCGCCGCCTAATTTGTCGACGCTTACACCCAATGCCTGTCCGTTCACGCCCCGCTGTCCGCTGGCGATCGACGAATGTCGTTCGGCTGAGCCAGCTCTGATCACGGTTTCCGAAGACCATCGGGCGGCCTGCATCCGTACCGACGACGTCGCGGGTCGGGCCGCCGCTGAAATCTTCGACGTGACCACTGCGCCCCCGGCCCTCGATAGTGCAGCAGACCAAAGCGCAACGGTGCTACGGGTCGTCGGCCTCAGCAAAACCTATCCGCTCACCAAGGGCGTGGTTTTTCGCCGTCGGGTGGGTGAGGTGCGAGCGGTCGACAACGTCAGCTTCACCCTGGAACAGGGCCGCACGCTGGCGATCGTCGGAGAATCCGGTTCGGGCAAATCGACTACCCTGCAACAGATCTTGGAACTGAACACGCCGCAATCGGGTTCGATTGAGGTTCTCGGCGCCGACGTCGCCGGGTTGAATCCGCAGCGCCGGCGCTCGCTGCGCCGCGACATTCAGGTGGTATTCCAAGACCCGGTGGCGTCCCTGGATCCCAGGCTACCCGTTTCCGAGGTCATAGCTGAACCATTGCAGGCGAACGGATTCCACAAAGGTGCCGCGGATGCGCGAGTCGCCGAGCTGCTCGACATCGTTGGTCTGCGCCACGCCGACGCCACACGGTATCCGGCCGAGTTCTCCGGTGGGCAAAAGCAACGCATCGGTATCGCGCGGGCACTGGCATTACAGCCCAAGATATTGGCACTCGACGAACCGGTGTCGGCGCTCGACGTCTCGATCCAAGCTGGGATCATCAACCTGCTGCTCGACCTGCAAGAGCGGTTCAGTCTGTCGTACCTGTTTGTCTCGCACGACCTTTCCGTCGTCAAACATCTGGCGCATCAGGTGGTGGTGATGTACCGGGGTGCCATAGTCGAGCAGGGTGACGGCGACGAGGTCTTCACCAACCCACAACACGAGTACACCCGGCATCTCCTCGACGCCGTTCCGCGGGCGCATCCTGATGGCGGCGCGGGTTAA